In the genome of Coraliomargarita sinensis, one region contains:
- a CDS encoding RNA-binding S4 domain-containing protein: MDAVRLDKWLWAVRVYKTRTDAADACRGSAVRVNGNIAKPSAKLRAGDTVVARTKALTRTLHVLDLTEKRIGAALVSEYLEDRTPESEYEAAREKRDNARLFSHKGQGRPTKKDRRDIEKLIGPDY; encoded by the coding sequence ATGGACGCAGTTCGTTTGGACAAGTGGCTCTGGGCCGTTCGTGTTTACAAAACACGAACGGATGCCGCCGATGCCTGCCGGGGCTCGGCCGTGCGCGTGAATGGAAACATCGCCAAGCCCTCGGCCAAACTTCGTGCCGGCGATACGGTCGTGGCCCGGACCAAAGCCCTCACCCGCACACTGCATGTGCTGGATCTCACGGAAAAGCGGATCGGTGCGGCGCTGGTATCTGAATACCTCGAGGACCGGACGCCCGAAAGTGAATATGAAGCAGCCCGGGAAAAACGAGATAATGCGCGCTTATTCTCTCACAAGGGACAAGGACGCCCGACTAAGAAGGACCGGCGGGACATCGAGAAATTAATCGGACCGGACTACTGA
- the secG gene encoding preprotein translocase subunit SecG, whose product MGTLLISLLTLVLLLISAFVILVVLMQRTSQSGGMGAALGGGAAESAFGSETNSILMKGTIYGIVAFFVVALGLYLLYQAEAADKIQEVDAETLITAGETETDEGAETVTGVMNNAAEDGTEAGVIESVTEEVEAAAAEVTEAVDAEAAEASPEKN is encoded by the coding sequence ATGGGCACTCTCTTAATCAGTCTTCTCACTCTTGTTCTTCTGCTGATCTCGGCATTTGTCATTTTGGTCGTGCTTATGCAGCGCACCAGCCAAAGCGGTGGCATGGGCGCAGCCCTTGGTGGTGGCGCAGCCGAGTCCGCTTTCGGTTCCGAGACCAACAGCATCCTGATGAAAGGTACGATCTACGGTATCGTCGCTTTCTTTGTCGTGGCGCTTGGCTTGTATCTGCTCTATCAGGCCGAAGCGGCTGATAAAATTCAGGAAGTCGATGCCGAAACTCTGATCACTGCTGGCGAGACCGAAACGGACGAAGGTGCAGAGACTGTCACCGGAGTAATGAATAATGCTGCTGAAGATGGAACCGAGGCGGGTGTTATCGAGTCAGTTACGGAAGAAGTTGAAGCCGCAGCGGCTGAAGTGACCGAAGCCGTTGATGCCGAAGCAGCCGAGGCTTCGCCCGAAAAGAATTAA
- a CDS encoding MalY/PatB family protein, translated as MTKFNYDFDHCPDRNGLGSLKWDKYKGSDILPLWVADMDFVAAPEIVSALQERLDHGVFGYTIPHEGPIEAVINYLDRQHNYSAKASWLNFLPGLVPAINLCVHAFTKPEESVMTATPVYPPFLSAPDYAGRELIKVPLCLDKQDRWTLDIEAMEAAVKPHTRLLVLCSPHNPVGRVFNKEELIELADFCERHDLILISDEIHCDLVFDQSVKHTVTATLNESIAKRTVTLMAPSKTYNLPGLACAFSVIEDPQLRTQFRNTTRGIITEVNCFGYAACQAAYNHGEPWRQELLRYLRGNYELVYDFIKRELPQITFRPMESTYLAWFDVSGLKLDKPTQFFEQHGVGLSDGVPFDGKEHLRLNFGCPRARLEEGLQRMKSAVDTL; from the coding sequence ATGACCAAGTTCAACTATGATTTTGACCACTGCCCGGACCGGAACGGCCTCGGGAGCCTGAAATGGGACAAATACAAGGGCAGCGATATCCTCCCCCTCTGGGTGGCGGATATGGATTTTGTGGCGGCACCGGAGATCGTGTCGGCGCTTCAGGAGCGCCTGGACCACGGTGTTTTTGGCTACACCATCCCCCACGAAGGACCCATTGAGGCGGTCATCAACTATCTGGACCGCCAGCATAACTACAGTGCAAAAGCCTCCTGGCTGAATTTTCTTCCGGGGCTGGTGCCTGCGATCAACCTCTGCGTCCACGCATTCACCAAACCGGAGGAGTCGGTCATGACCGCGACTCCGGTCTATCCGCCTTTCCTCAGTGCGCCCGACTATGCCGGACGTGAATTGATAAAAGTCCCCCTCTGCCTCGACAAGCAGGATCGCTGGACGCTCGATATCGAGGCCATGGAAGCGGCCGTAAAACCGCATACCCGCCTTTTGGTTCTATGCAGCCCGCACAATCCAGTCGGGCGGGTCTTCAACAAAGAGGAACTCATTGAACTGGCCGACTTCTGTGAGCGGCACGACTTAATCCTGATCTCCGACGAAATTCACTGTGATCTCGTGTTCGACCAGAGCGTCAAACACACCGTGACAGCGACGCTCAATGAATCCATTGCCAAACGCACGGTTACTTTGATGGCTCCCAGCAAGACCTACAACCTGCCGGGTCTGGCCTGTGCTTTTTCCGTGATCGAGGACCCGCAGCTGCGCACCCAGTTCCGCAATACTACTCGGGGGATCATCACCGAAGTGAATTGCTTCGGCTACGCGGCCTGTCAGGCTGCATACAATCATGGTGAGCCCTGGAGGCAGGAATTGCTTCGCTATCTTCGTGGCAACTACGAACTGGTTTACGATTTCATTAAGCGAGAGCTGCCCCAGATTACCTTTCGACCGATGGAGTCGACCTACCTCGCCTGGTTTGACGTGAGTGGACTCAAACTGGATAAGCCGACGCAATTTTTCGAGCAGCATGGGGTTGGCCTTTCGGATGGTGTGCCTTTCGACGGCAAAGAACACTTGCGCCTGAACTTCGGCTGCCCGCGCGCAAGACTGGAGGAAGGACTGCAACGCATGAAATCAGCCGTTGATACGCTCTAG
- a CDS encoding pyridoxal phosphate-dependent aminotransferase has translation MSKEAKLSTWARNITPSPTLAVDAKAKELKAAGEDVCGFGAGEPDFDTPEFIKEACAKALAEGKTKYAPAPGIPDLRAAIAEKYVRDNKVEGVEPSQVVVSPGGKYSCSLAIMAVVSPGDEVIIPAPFWVSYPEMVKLAGGTPKTIFAGKESEFKITPEQLREAITPKTRLVVLNSPSNPTGTVYTRDELEALTQVAIEAGIYIMSDEIYEYLLYDGVEHVSPASFSKEAADSVITVAGFSKTFSMTGWRLGTLMAPAPIAKAVASIQSQTSSNATTFAQYGALAAMQQWDKSMEAVKGMLEVFDRRRLFLLEGLNAIDGIECARAQGAFYLFPKMDAFGLSAHDFASKILEEEKVAVVPGEGFGAPGYMRLSYATSDEVIEKGLERLTRFCSKLG, from the coding sequence ATGTCAAAAGAAGCCAAATTATCCACCTGGGCCAGAAACATCACACCTTCACCGACTCTGGCCGTCGATGCGAAAGCCAAAGAACTCAAAGCCGCCGGCGAAGACGTCTGTGGGTTCGGAGCCGGGGAACCGGACTTTGATACGCCTGAGTTCATCAAGGAGGCCTGCGCCAAGGCGCTGGCTGAGGGTAAGACCAAGTATGCGCCGGCGCCCGGCATACCTGATCTACGGGCGGCGATCGCTGAAAAATATGTGAGAGACAATAAAGTCGAGGGTGTTGAGCCGTCTCAGGTGGTTGTCAGCCCCGGAGGCAAGTATTCCTGTAGTCTCGCTATCATGGCAGTGGTCAGCCCCGGTGACGAGGTCATCATTCCCGCACCATTCTGGGTAAGCTATCCTGAAATGGTGAAGCTTGCCGGGGGCACTCCCAAGACGATCTTCGCAGGCAAGGAAAGCGAATTCAAAATCACGCCTGAACAGCTTCGCGAGGCGATTACGCCCAAGACCCGCTTGGTTGTGCTCAACAGCCCGTCCAATCCGACCGGCACGGTTTACACCCGTGACGAACTCGAGGCGCTCACGCAGGTTGCGATCGAAGCTGGAATCTACATCATGTCCGATGAGATTTATGAGTATCTCCTTTATGACGGTGTGGAGCATGTGAGTCCTGCGTCTTTCTCCAAGGAAGCAGCCGATTCGGTGATCACCGTGGCTGGCTTCAGCAAGACATTCTCCATGACCGGCTGGCGTCTGGGCACGCTGATGGCTCCGGCACCGATTGCCAAGGCCGTAGCCAGTATTCAGAGTCAGACCAGCTCGAATGCGACCACCTTTGCCCAATACGGAGCACTGGCGGCGATGCAGCAGTGGGATAAGTCCATGGAAGCGGTCAAGGGCATGCTCGAAGTATTCGATCGTCGTCGCCTCTTCCTGCTCGAGGGTCTGAATGCGATCGACGGCATCGAGTGTGCGCGTGCCCAGGGTGCCTTCTACCTCTTCCCGAAAATGGATGCCTTCGGACTTTCGGCTCACGATTTTGCCAGCAAGATTCTTGAAGAAGAGAAGGTGGCTGTGGTCCCGGGGGAGGGCTTTGGTGCGCCCGGCTACATGCGGCTGAGTTATGCCACTTCGGATGAAGTCATCGAAAAGGGCTTGGAGCGTCTGACACGCTTTTGTTCCAAGCTCGGATAA